A portion of the Salminus brasiliensis chromosome 9, fSalBra1.hap2, whole genome shotgun sequence genome contains these proteins:
- the aldh9a1b gene encoding 4-trimethylaminobutyraldehyde dehydrogenase B isoform X1 — translation MRLLASLLTPCPGGPALLTLMRRASSGTMQIKDPLNFWGGRRVELSDTTGLEPVYEPATGRVLCQLQPCGAAQVDEAVKSAGSAFAVWRTMAGMERARVMLEAARLIEKRREEIAEVEVVNNGKSITEARLDVDSARLCIEYFAGLATNLSGQHVQLPGGSFAYTRREPLGVCVGIGAWNYPFQIAAWKSAPAIACGNSMVFKPSPVTPVSAVLLAEIYAQAGVPEGLFNVVQGAQETGTLLCHHPSVAKVSFTGSVPTGKKIMEMAAKGVKPVTLELGGKSPLIIFEDSDLENAVRGALMANFLSQGQVCSNGTRVFVHRPILPQFLTEVVRRTKAIQIGDPLLEETRMGALVSRPHLDKVLGYVEQAKKEGARVLCGGEPITPADPKLKNGYYMTPCVLDNCKDDMTCVREEIFGPVMSVLTFDTEEEVLQRANDTTMGLAAGVFTKDIQRAHRVIENLQAGSCFINNYNITPVEVPFGGFKTSGIGRENGQVTVEFYSQLKTVVVEMGDVDSLF, via the exons ATGCGCCTCCTGGCCTCCTTGCTGACCCCATGCCCTGGTGGGCCTGCTTTACTCACCCTGATGAGGAGGGCATCTTCAGGGACCATGCAGATAAAAGATCCCCTCAACTTCTGGGGCGGCCGCAGGGTTGAGCTCAGTGACACGACTGGTTTGGAGCCAGTTTATGAGCCTGCGACAG gACGAGTACTGTGCCAACTGCAACCATGCGGAGCAGCCCAGGTGGATGAGGCTGTGAAGAGCGCTGGCTCTGCCTTCGCAGTGTGGAGGACGATGGCAGGCATGGAGAGAGCCAGGGTAATGCTGGAGGCCGCCAGACTGATTGAG aaaagaagagaagagattgCTGAAGTTGAAGTGGTCAACAACGGCAAATCCATCACCGAAGCCCGCCTGGATGTGGACTCTGCCCGATTGTGCATTGAGTATTTTGCAGGGCTGGCCACTAATCTCTCAG GGCAGCATGTGCAGTTGCCTGGAGGGTCCTTTGCTTACACTCGTAGGGAGCCTCTCGGGGTGTGTGTGGGAATTGGCGCCTGGAACTACCCGTTTCAGATTGCTGCCTGGAAGTCAGCACCAGCTATTGCCTGTG GAAACTCCATGGTGTTCAAGCCATCTCCTGTGACCCCGGTGAGTGCAGTGCTGCTTGCTGAGATCTACGCCCAGGCCGGAGTTCCTGAAGGCCTGTTTAATGTAGTCCAGGGGGCTCAAGAGACAGGCACACTGCTGTGCCACCATCCCTCCGTCGCCAAGGTCTCCTTCACAGGGAGCGTGCCTACCGGCAAGAAG ATAATGGAGATGGCTGCCAAAGGAGTGAAACCAGTGACACTAGAGCTTGGTGGGAAATCTCCACTGATCATCTTTGAGGACAGTGATCTGGAGAATGCCGTCAGGGGAGCACTCATGGCCAATTTTCTATCCCAGGGCCAG GTCTGCAGTAACGGGACCAGAGTGTTTGTCCACAGGCCTATTCTTCCCCAGTTTTTGACCGAGGTGGTGAGGAGGACCAAAGCCATTCAGATCGGCGACCCTCTCCTGGAGGAAACCCGCATGGGAGCCCTGGTCAGCCGGCCGCACCTGGACAAAGTGCTGGGATATGTAGAGCAGGCCAAGAAAGAG GGAGCCAGAGTACTGTGTGGAGGGGAGCCAATTACACCAGCAGACCCCAAACTCAAAAACGGATATTACATGACTCCCTGCGTGCTCG ACAACTGCAAAGACGACATGacgtgtgtgagagaggaaaTCTTTGGGCCGGTGATGTCCGTATTGACCTTCGACACTGAGGAGGAGGTTCTACAGAGGGCTAATGACACCACTATGGGCCTTGCTGCTGGGGTTTTCACCAA GGATATTCAGAGAGCTCATCGTGTGATAGAGAACCTACAGGCTGGATCCTGTTTcatcaacaactacaacatCACCCCTGTGGAGGTGCCATTTGGAGGATTTAAGACATCAG GTATAGGACGGGAAAACGGCCAAGTTACAGTTGAATTCTACTCTCAACTGAAGACTGTAGTGGTGGAGATGGGAGATGTGGACAGTCTCTTTTAA
- the aldh9a1b gene encoding 4-trimethylaminobutyraldehyde dehydrogenase B isoform X2, protein MAGMERARVMLEAARLIEKRREEIAEVEVVNNGKSITEARLDVDSARLCIEYFAGLATNLSGQHVQLPGGSFAYTRREPLGVCVGIGAWNYPFQIAAWKSAPAIACGNSMVFKPSPVTPVSAVLLAEIYAQAGVPEGLFNVVQGAQETGTLLCHHPSVAKVSFTGSVPTGKKIMEMAAKGVKPVTLELGGKSPLIIFEDSDLENAVRGALMANFLSQGQVCSNGTRVFVHRPILPQFLTEVVRRTKAIQIGDPLLEETRMGALVSRPHLDKVLGYVEQAKKEGARVLCGGEPITPADPKLKNGYYMTPCVLDNCKDDMTCVREEIFGPVMSVLTFDTEEEVLQRANDTTMGLAAGVFTKDIQRAHRVIENLQAGSCFINNYNITPVEVPFGGFKTSGIGRENGQVTVEFYSQLKTVVVEMGDVDSLF, encoded by the exons ATGGCAGGCATGGAGAGAGCCAGGGTAATGCTGGAGGCCGCCAGACTGATTGAG aaaagaagagaagagattgCTGAAGTTGAAGTGGTCAACAACGGCAAATCCATCACCGAAGCCCGCCTGGATGTGGACTCTGCCCGATTGTGCATTGAGTATTTTGCAGGGCTGGCCACTAATCTCTCAG GGCAGCATGTGCAGTTGCCTGGAGGGTCCTTTGCTTACACTCGTAGGGAGCCTCTCGGGGTGTGTGTGGGAATTGGCGCCTGGAACTACCCGTTTCAGATTGCTGCCTGGAAGTCAGCACCAGCTATTGCCTGTG GAAACTCCATGGTGTTCAAGCCATCTCCTGTGACCCCGGTGAGTGCAGTGCTGCTTGCTGAGATCTACGCCCAGGCCGGAGTTCCTGAAGGCCTGTTTAATGTAGTCCAGGGGGCTCAAGAGACAGGCACACTGCTGTGCCACCATCCCTCCGTCGCCAAGGTCTCCTTCACAGGGAGCGTGCCTACCGGCAAGAAG ATAATGGAGATGGCTGCCAAAGGAGTGAAACCAGTGACACTAGAGCTTGGTGGGAAATCTCCACTGATCATCTTTGAGGACAGTGATCTGGAGAATGCCGTCAGGGGAGCACTCATGGCCAATTTTCTATCCCAGGGCCAG GTCTGCAGTAACGGGACCAGAGTGTTTGTCCACAGGCCTATTCTTCCCCAGTTTTTGACCGAGGTGGTGAGGAGGACCAAAGCCATTCAGATCGGCGACCCTCTCCTGGAGGAAACCCGCATGGGAGCCCTGGTCAGCCGGCCGCACCTGGACAAAGTGCTGGGATATGTAGAGCAGGCCAAGAAAGAG GGAGCCAGAGTACTGTGTGGAGGGGAGCCAATTACACCAGCAGACCCCAAACTCAAAAACGGATATTACATGACTCCCTGCGTGCTCG ACAACTGCAAAGACGACATGacgtgtgtgagagaggaaaTCTTTGGGCCGGTGATGTCCGTATTGACCTTCGACACTGAGGAGGAGGTTCTACAGAGGGCTAATGACACCACTATGGGCCTTGCTGCTGGGGTTTTCACCAA GGATATTCAGAGAGCTCATCGTGTGATAGAGAACCTACAGGCTGGATCCTGTTTcatcaacaactacaacatCACCCCTGTGGAGGTGCCATTTGGAGGATTTAAGACATCAG GTATAGGACGGGAAAACGGCCAAGTTACAGTTGAATTCTACTCTCAACTGAAGACTGTAGTGGTGGAGATGGGAGATGTGGACAGTCTCTTTTAA
- the czib gene encoding CXXC motif containing zinc binding protein — MGKFGLQFKATLENITNVRPDGDDFRWYLKLKCGNCGEVSEKWQYITLMDSMPLKGGRGSASMVQKCKLCSRENSIDILKDTITPYNAEDSERFKTVVQFECRGLEPVDFQPQAGFAAKGAETTTQFPEINLQEKDWTDYDEKASESVGIYEVTHQFVKC; from the exons ATGGGG AAGTTCGGGCTGCAGTTTAAAGCCACGCTGGAGAACATTACGAACGTGAGACCCGACGGAGACGACTTCCGCTGGTACTTGAAG CTGAAGTGTGGGAACTGTGGGGAGGTCTCTGAGAAATGGCAGTACATCACACTCATG GACAGTATGCCGCTGAAAGGAGGGAGAGGCAGCGCCAGCATGGTTCAGAAGTGTAAACTGTGTTCCCGGGAGAACTCCATag ATATCCTGAAGGATACCATTACACCATATAAC GCGGAGGACAGCGAAAGGTTCAAGACAGTGGTGCAGTTCGAGTGTCGAGGTTTGGAGCCAGTGGACTTCCAACCACAG GCTGGCTTTGCTGCCAAGGGGGCCGAGACCACCACCCAGTTCCCCGAAATCAACCTTCAGGAGAAA GACTGGACGGACTATGACGAGAAGGCCAGTGAGTCCGTGGGGATCTATGAGGTCACGCATCAGTTCGTCAAGTGCTGA
- the uck2b gene encoding uridine-cytidine kinase 2-B isoform X2 has translation MWKTGGTASRSLKSSVCEKIMELLGQNKIDYHQRQVATLSQDSFYRELTAEQKAKALKGQFNFDHPDAFDNELILKTLRDIMQGKTVHIPVYDFVTHSRKDEFVTLYPADVVLFEGILMFYMQEIRDLFQMKLFVDTDPDTRLSRRVLRDISERGRELEQVLSQYITFVKPAFEEFCLPTKKYADVIIPRGADNLVAINLIVQHIQDILNGGFSKRQNGYVNGTPRQRRTSESSRPH, from the exons ATGTGGAAGACAGGAGGAACTGCAAGTAGGTCTTTGAAG TCTTCAGTATGTGAGAAGATTATGGAACTCCTGGGCCAGAATAAGATAGACTACCACCAGCGGCAGGTGGCCACGCTCAGCCAGGACAGCTTCTACAGGGAGCTCACTGCAGAACAGAAGGCTAAAGCTCTTAAGGGCCAGTTCAACTTTGATCATCCAG ATGCTTTTGACAATGAGCTCATCTTGAAGACTCTTCGTGACATCATGCAGGGGAAGACGGTTCATATTCCAGTCTATGACTTCGTGACCCATTCCAG AAAAGACGAGTTTGTGACGCTGTACCCCGCGGACGTGGTTCTGTTTGAGGGCATCCTGATGTTCTACATGCAGGAGATCCGGGACCTTTTCCAAATGAAGCTGTTCGTAGACACTGACCCAGACACTCGCCTATCTCGCAGAG TTCTGCGGGACATCAGTGAGAGAGGCAGGGAGCTGGAGCAGGTTTTATCCCAGTACATCACTTTTGTGAAGCCAGCGTTTGAAGAATTCTGCCTTCCG ACAAAAAAGTACGCTGACGTCATCATCCCACGAGGAGCAGACAATCTAG TGGCAATAAACCTCATAGTGCAGCACATTCAGGACATTCTAAACGGGGGGTTCAGCAAACGACAGAACGGCTATGTGAACGGGACGCCCCGACAGAGAAGAACGTCCGAGTCCAGTCGGCCTCACTGA
- the uck2b gene encoding uridine-cytidine kinase 2-B isoform X1, giving the protein MAGDSETRLNGQADNGNTVRQPFLIGVSGGTASGKSSVCEKIMELLGQNKIDYHQRQVATLSQDSFYRELTAEQKAKALKGQFNFDHPDAFDNELILKTLRDIMQGKTVHIPVYDFVTHSRKDEFVTLYPADVVLFEGILMFYMQEIRDLFQMKLFVDTDPDTRLSRRVLRDISERGRELEQVLSQYITFVKPAFEEFCLPTKKYADVIIPRGADNLVAINLIVQHIQDILNGGFSKRQNGYVNGTPRQRRTSESSRPH; this is encoded by the exons ATGGCTGGCGATAGCGAAACACGGCTGAACGGGCAGGCGGACAACGGCAACACCGTTAGGCAGCCTTTCCTTATCGGTGTATCTGGGGGAACCGCCAGCGGGAAG TCTTCAGTATGTGAGAAGATTATGGAACTCCTGGGCCAGAATAAGATAGACTACCACCAGCGGCAGGTGGCCACGCTCAGCCAGGACAGCTTCTACAGGGAGCTCACTGCAGAACAGAAGGCTAAAGCTCTTAAGGGCCAGTTCAACTTTGATCATCCAG ATGCTTTTGACAATGAGCTCATCTTGAAGACTCTTCGTGACATCATGCAGGGGAAGACGGTTCATATTCCAGTCTATGACTTCGTGACCCATTCCAG AAAAGACGAGTTTGTGACGCTGTACCCCGCGGACGTGGTTCTGTTTGAGGGCATCCTGATGTTCTACATGCAGGAGATCCGGGACCTTTTCCAAATGAAGCTGTTCGTAGACACTGACCCAGACACTCGCCTATCTCGCAGAG TTCTGCGGGACATCAGTGAGAGAGGCAGGGAGCTGGAGCAGGTTTTATCCCAGTACATCACTTTTGTGAAGCCAGCGTTTGAAGAATTCTGCCTTCCG ACAAAAAAGTACGCTGACGTCATCATCCCACGAGGAGCAGACAATCTAG TGGCAATAAACCTCATAGTGCAGCACATTCAGGACATTCTAAACGGGGGGTTCAGCAAACGACAGAACGGCTATGTGAACGGGACGCCCCGACAGAGAAGAACGTCCGAGTCCAGTCGGCCTCACTGA